Proteins encoded together in one Anaerococcus murdochii window:
- a CDS encoding glycerophosphodiester phosphodiesterase — protein sequence MLNIAHRGFKGEYPENTMLAFKKAVEIGADGVEFDVHLTKDKELVIIHDEKLDRTTDMEGLVKDFTLRELKTANASKLFPAYEEKIPTLEEYFDFIKDKDFLTNIEIKNSIIDYPEIEEKIYEMIKAYCLKDKIIISSFNHESLVRVKNIDKNISCGVLESSRLYRPWDYVKNLGCEYFHPLNFSVDEEIIAIFKENNIGINLWFGISDYDFGQYVKDGITGLITDFPNRVGQILMKKDK from the coding sequence ATGTTAAATATTGCTCACAGAGGTTTTAAAGGGGAATATCCGGAAAATACCATGCTTGCTTTTAAGAAAGCAGTTGAAATAGGTGCTGATGGTGTGGAATTTGATGTTCATTTGACTAAGGATAAAGAACTTGTTATTATCCACGACGAAAAACTTGATAGGACTACAGATATGGAAGGGCTGGTTAAGGACTTCACTCTTAGGGAGTTAAAAACAGCTAATGCTAGCAAACTTTTCCCAGCCTATGAGGAAAAGATTCCAACCCTTGAAGAATATTTTGATTTTATTAAGGACAAGGATTTTCTTACTAATATTGAGATTAAAAACTCTATTATTGATTATCCTGAGATAGAAGAAAAAATTTATGAAATGATAAAGGCCTATTGTCTTAAAGATAAGATTATTATTTCTTCTTTTAATCACGAAAGCCTTGTTAGGGTAAAAAATATTGACAAAAATATCAGCTGTGGTGTCTTAGAGTCTTCAAGACTTTATAGGCCTTGGGATTATGTAAAAAATCTGGGTTGTGAATATTTTCATCCTCTTAATTTCTCTGTTGATGAAGAGATTATAGCGATATTTAAGGAAAATAACATAGGGATTAATCTTTGGTTTGGCATTTCTGATTATGATTTTGGCCAATATGTAAAAGAC